Proteins from one Salmonella bongori NCTC 12419 genomic window:
- a CDS encoding IMPACT family protein has translation MDSWLIPAAPVTVVEEIKKSRFITLLAHTDGVDAAKAFVDSIRAAHPDARHHCVAWVAGAPDDSQQLGFSDDGEPAGTAGKPMLAQLMGSGVGEITAVVVRYYGGILLGTGGLVKAYGGGVNQALRQLTTQRKTPLTEYTLQCEYGQLAGIEALLGQFAGKIVTSDYQASVRLRVALPFAHVDEFSAKLADFSRGSLQLLAIEE, from the coding sequence ATGGACAGTTGGTTAATCCCGGCCGCACCGGTCACGGTTGTTGAAGAGATCAAGAAAAGCCGCTTTATTACGCTACTGGCGCATACCGATGGCGTAGACGCGGCAAAAGCTTTTGTAGACTCTATCCGGGCGGCACATCCGGATGCCCGTCACCACTGCGTGGCGTGGGTAGCAGGCGCACCGGATGACTCTCAACAGCTTGGTTTCTCAGATGACGGTGAACCGGCGGGTACGGCAGGCAAGCCGATGCTCGCGCAATTAATGGGAAGCGGCGTCGGAGAAATTACCGCCGTAGTAGTGCGCTACTATGGCGGTATCCTGCTGGGCACGGGCGGACTGGTAAAAGCGTATGGCGGCGGTGTGAACCAGGCCTTGCGGCAGTTAACCACCCAACGCAAGACGCCATTAACCGAATATACTTTGCAGTGTGAGTACGGTCAGTTAGCTGGAATCGAAGCATTATTAGGGCAGTTTGCCGGAAAGATCGTCACCAGCGATTATCAGGCATCTGTGCGGCTCAGGGTGGCGCTTCCTTTTGCTCATGTGGACGAATTTTCTGCAAAACTGGCGGATTTTAGCCGTGGTTCATTGCAATTGTTAGCAATTGAAGAATAA
- the trkH gene encoding Trk system potassium transporter TrkH, translating into MHFRAITRIVGLLVILFSGTMILPGLVALIYRDGAGRAFTQTFFVALAIGSILWWPNRREKGELKSREGFLIVVLFWTVLGSVGALPFIFSESPNLTITDAFFESFSGLTTTGATTLVGLDSLPHAILFYRQMLQWFGGMGIIVLAVAILPILGVGGMQLYRAEMPGPLKDNKMRPRIAETAKTLWLIYVLLTVACALALWFAGMPAFDAIGHSFATIAIGGFSTHDASIGYFDSPTINTIIAIFLLISGCNYGLHFSLLSGRSLKVYWRDPEFRMFIGVQLTLVVICTLVLWFHNVYDSALTTLNQAFFQVVSMATTAGFTTDSIARWPLFLPVLLLCSAFIGGCAGSTGGGLKVIRILLLFKQGNRELKRLVHPNAVYSIKLGNRALPERILEAVWGFFSAYALVFIVSMLAIIATGVDDFSAFASVVATLNNLGPGLGVVADNFASMNPVAKWILIANMLFGRLEVFTLLVLFTPTFWRE; encoded by the coding sequence ATGCATTTTCGCGCCATAACCCGAATTGTTGGACTACTGGTTATCTTATTTTCGGGAACAATGATACTCCCGGGACTGGTAGCGCTAATTTATCGTGATGGCGCGGGACGGGCATTCACGCAGACCTTCTTTGTCGCGCTGGCGATCGGCTCCATTTTGTGGTGGCCGAACCGCCGGGAAAAGGGTGAACTGAAATCCCGCGAAGGATTTCTGATCGTGGTGCTGTTCTGGACCGTGCTGGGCAGCGTCGGGGCGCTGCCGTTTATCTTCTCGGAAAGCCCTAATCTCACTATTACTGATGCGTTTTTTGAATCGTTTTCCGGGTTAACTACCACTGGCGCCACCACGCTGGTGGGACTGGATTCCTTGCCGCACGCCATTCTCTTTTATCGCCAGATGTTGCAGTGGTTTGGCGGTATGGGAATCATTGTGCTGGCGGTGGCGATTCTCCCTATCCTCGGCGTGGGGGGGATGCAGCTCTATCGGGCGGAAATGCCGGGGCCGCTGAAAGATAATAAAATGCGGCCGCGTATTGCGGAGACGGCGAAAACCCTGTGGCTTATCTATGTCTTGCTGACGGTGGCCTGTGCATTGGCGCTGTGGTTTGCCGGGATGCCCGCCTTTGACGCTATCGGACACAGTTTTGCCACTATCGCCATCGGCGGCTTTTCAACGCACGACGCCAGCATAGGCTATTTTGACAGTCCGACAATTAATACTATTATCGCCATTTTCCTGCTGATTTCTGGTTGTAACTATGGCCTACACTTCTCTTTATTAAGTGGGCGCAGCCTGAAAGTCTACTGGCGCGATCCGGAATTCCGCATGTTCATCGGCGTACAGTTGACGCTGGTGGTGATTTGCACGCTGGTATTGTGGTTTCATAACGTCTACGACTCGGCGCTAACGACGCTTAACCAGGCATTTTTTCAGGTGGTATCAATGGCGACCACTGCAGGGTTTACTACGGACAGTATTGCGCGCTGGCCGCTGTTTTTGCCGGTCTTGTTGCTATGCTCCGCGTTTATTGGCGGTTGTGCCGGATCGACCGGCGGGGGCTTAAAGGTTATTCGTATTCTGTTGTTGTTTAAACAGGGGAACCGGGAGCTCAAACGTCTGGTGCATCCTAATGCTGTTTACAGCATTAAGCTGGGGAATCGGGCGCTGCCAGAACGCATTCTGGAAGCGGTGTGGGGGTTTTTCTCCGCCTACGCACTGGTATTTATTGTCAGTATGTTAGCTATTATTGCGACAGGTGTAGATGATTTCTCGGCTTTCGCGTCGGTAGTCGCTACGCTTAATAACCTGGGACCGGGGCTGGGGGTTGTCGCTGACAACTTCGCCAGTATGAATCCGGTTGCGAAATGGATACTCATTGCCAACATGCTATTTGGTCGTCTGGAAGTATTCACTTTGTTAGTACTTTTTACCCCGACCTTCTGGCGTGAATAA
- a CDS encoding serine/threonine protein kinase — protein sequence MNDNAFTFQTLRPETIMDALFEQGIRVDSGLTPLNSYENRVYQFQDEERRRFVVKFYRPERWSVDQIQEEHQFALELNNDEVPVAAPLSFNGQTLLAHQGYHYAIFPSVGGRQFEADNIDQMEAVARYLGRLHQTGRKRPFIFRPDIGLAEYLFEPRQVFEDAELIPSGQKAAFLKATDILLSTVTECWRTDFTALRLHGDCHAGNILWRDGPLFVDLDDARNGPAVQDLWMLLNGDKAEQRMQLETIIEAYEDVSDFDTSEIELIEPLRAMRLVYYLAWLIRRWGDPAFPKNFPWLTGEDYWQRQTTTFIEQTKILHEPPLQLTPMY from the coding sequence ATGAACGATAACGCTTTTACTTTCCAGACGCTACGCCCGGAAACCATCATGGATGCGCTGTTTGAACAGGGGATCAGGGTGGATTCCGGGCTGACTCCGCTAAATAGTTATGAAAACCGCGTTTATCAGTTTCAGGATGAAGAGCGTCGACGTTTTGTCGTTAAGTTTTATCGTCCTGAACGCTGGTCTGTCGATCAAATTCAGGAAGAGCATCAGTTCGCGCTTGAGTTGAATAACGATGAGGTTCCGGTTGCCGCTCCGTTGTCTTTTAATGGGCAGACGCTGTTAGCGCATCAGGGCTATCATTATGCCATTTTCCCGAGCGTAGGCGGTCGCCAGTTTGAAGCCGACAATATTGATCAGATGGAAGCGGTAGCGCGTTATTTGGGTCGGTTGCATCAGACGGGGCGAAAGCGTCCTTTTATTTTCCGACCCGATATTGGGCTTGCTGAGTATCTCTTTGAACCGCGGCAGGTATTCGAAGATGCTGAGCTTATTCCCTCCGGCCAAAAAGCGGCTTTCCTGAAAGCCACTGATATTCTACTTTCTACTGTTACCGAATGCTGGCGTACCGATTTCACCGCGCTGCGGTTGCACGGCGATTGTCATGCCGGCAACATTCTGTGGCGAGATGGGCCGCTGTTTGTCGATTTAGATGATGCTCGTAACGGCCCGGCAGTACAGGATTTATGGATGCTACTGAATGGCGATAAAGCGGAACAGCGAATGCAGCTTGAAACAATTATTGAAGCTTATGAAGACGTTAGTGACTTTGATACGTCTGAAATTGAACTCATTGAACCTTTACGCGCTATGCGATTAGTTTATTATCTTGCCTGGTTGATTCGTCGTTGGGGCGATCCTGCGTTTCCGAAAAACTTTCCCTGGTTAACGGGAGAAGATTACTGGCAGCGACAGACGACGACTTTTATTGAACAGACTAAAATTTTGCACGAACCCCCTTTACAATTAACGCCAATGTATTAA
- the mobA gene encoding molybdenum cofactor guanylyltransferase MobA, protein MNPEDAIIGVVLAGGKARRMGGVDKGLLELDGKPLWRHVADALAPQLATVIINANRHLDIYQSSGLKVIEDSIADFPGPLAGMLSVFQQAEGDWFLFCPCDNPYIPSHVVERLATQRHGAPVVWVHDGERDHPTIALINRNVQPELEAYLRAGERRVMVFMNQVGGHAVDFSDCKEAFVNVNTPEELAKWRKK, encoded by the coding sequence GTGAATCCGGAGGATGCGATAATCGGCGTAGTGCTGGCAGGTGGTAAGGCCCGGCGAATGGGAGGGGTGGATAAAGGTCTGCTTGAACTGGACGGTAAACCACTATGGCGGCATGTTGCCGATGCGCTCGCGCCACAACTCGCTACAGTCATCATAAACGCTAATCGTCATCTGGATATTTACCAGTCTAGCGGCCTGAAAGTAATCGAGGATTCAATCGCTGATTTTCCTGGTCCGCTGGCGGGTATGCTTTCTGTTTTTCAACAAGCAGAAGGCGACTGGTTTCTATTTTGCCCCTGCGATAATCCCTATATCCCCTCTCATGTTGTTGAGCGCTTAGCGACCCAGCGTCACGGTGCACCCGTGGTTTGGGTTCATGATGGAGAACGCGATCATCCAACAATAGCCCTGATAAATCGTAACGTTCAGCCAGAGCTGGAGGCGTATTTGCGAGCAGGAGAGCGGCGGGTCATGGTTTTTATGAATCAAGTAGGTGGGCATGCCGTCGATTTCAGTGATTGTAAGGAGGCATTTGTCAACGTCAACACGCCAGAGGAGCTTGCCAAATGGCGGAAAAAATGA
- the fadB gene encoding fatty acid oxidation complex subunit alpha FadB, which translates to MLYKGDTLYLDWLEDGIAELVFDAPGSVNKLDTATVASLGQALDVLEKQHDLKGLLLRSNKAAFIVGADITEFLSLFLVPEEQLSQWLYFANSVFNRLEDLPVPTLSAVNGYALGGGCECVLATDYRLATPDLRIGLPETKLGIMPGFGGSVRMPRMLGADSALEIIAAGKDVGAEQALKMGLVDGVVKQEKLIDGAMAVLRQAIAGDLDWKAKRQPKLEPLHLSKIEAAMSFTIAKGMVAQTAGKHYPAPITAVKTIEAAARFGREEALNLENKSFVPLAHTNEARALVGIFLNDQYVKGKAKKLTKDVETPKQAAVLGAGIMGGGIAYQSAWKGVPVIMKDINDKSLTLGMTEAAKLLNKQLERGKIDGLKLAGVISTIHPTLDYAGFDRVDVVVEAVVENPKVKKAVLAETEDKVRPDTVLASNTSTIPISELAGALKRPENFCGMHFFNPVHRMPLVEIIRGEKSSDETIAKVVAWASKMGKTPIVVNDCPGFFVNRVLFPYFAGFSQLLRDGADFRKVDKVMEKQFGWPMGPAYLLDVVGIDTAHHAQAVMAAGFPQRMQKEYRDAIDALFDANRYGQKNGLGFWRYKEDSKGKPKKEEDATVDSLLAEVSQSKRDFSDEEIIARMMIPMVNEVVRCLEEGVIASPAEADMALVYGLGFPPFHGGAFRWLDTLGSAKYLDMAQQYQHLGPLYDVPEGLHHKARHNEPYYPQVEPARPVGGLKTA; encoded by the coding sequence ATGCTTTACAAAGGCGACACCCTGTACCTCGACTGGCTGGAAGATGGCATCGCCGAACTGGTGTTCGATGCCCCAGGCTCGGTTAATAAACTCGACACGGCGACCGTTGCCAGCCTCGGCCAGGCGCTTGACGTGCTGGAAAAGCAACACGATTTAAAAGGGCTGCTGCTGCGTTCCAACAAAGCAGCCTTTATTGTCGGTGCGGATATCACCGAATTTCTCTCTCTGTTCCTTGTGCCTGAAGAGCAATTAAGCCAGTGGCTGTATTTTGCCAATAGCGTCTTCAATCGCCTGGAAGACCTGCCGGTACCCACCCTCTCAGCCGTCAACGGCTATGCGTTGGGCGGCGGCTGCGAATGCGTACTGGCCACCGACTATCGTCTGGCAACGCCGGATCTGCGCATCGGTCTACCGGAAACCAAACTGGGTATCATGCCGGGCTTTGGCGGCTCCGTGCGTATGCCACGTATGCTGGGTGCCGACAGCGCGCTGGAAATCATTGCCGCAGGTAAAGATGTGGGTGCCGAACAGGCATTAAAAATGGGGCTGGTTGATGGCGTGGTCAAACAGGAGAAGCTGATTGACGGCGCGATGGCGGTACTACGCCAGGCAATTGCCGGCGATCTGGACTGGAAAGCCAAACGCCAACCGAAGCTGGAACCACTACACTTAAGCAAAATTGAAGCGGCGATGAGCTTCACCATCGCCAAAGGCATGGTCGCACAAACGGCCGGAAAACATTATCCGGCGCCAATAACCGCAGTGAAAACCATTGAAGCGGCTGCGCGTTTTGGCCGTGAAGAAGCGCTGAACCTGGAAAATAAAAGCTTTGTTCCGCTGGCGCATACCAACGAAGCCCGCGCGCTGGTTGGAATCTTCCTTAACGATCAGTACGTGAAAGGCAAAGCTAAAAAGCTGACCAAAGACGTTGAGACGCCGAAGCAGGCCGCAGTCCTCGGCGCGGGCATCATGGGCGGCGGCATCGCTTACCAATCTGCATGGAAAGGCGTACCGGTCATTATGAAGGATATCAACGACAAATCGTTGACCCTCGGCATGACGGAAGCCGCCAAGCTGCTGAACAAACAACTGGAGCGCGGCAAGATCGACGGTCTGAAGCTGGCGGGCGTCATTTCGACTATCCACCCGACTCTCGATTATGCCGGTTTCGATCGCGTGGATGTCGTGGTCGAAGCAGTGGTCGAAAATCCAAAAGTGAAAAAAGCGGTGCTGGCGGAAACCGAAGACAAAGTGCGCCCGGATACCGTCCTGGCCTCTAACACCTCAACCATTCCCATTAGCGAGTTGGCTGGCGCATTGAAGCGTCCGGAAAACTTCTGCGGGATGCACTTCTTTAACCCGGTGCACCGGATGCCGCTGGTTGAAATCATTCGTGGCGAAAAAAGCTCGGATGAGACTATCGCCAAAGTGGTGGCCTGGGCGAGCAAAATGGGTAAGACGCCGATCGTGGTCAATGACTGTCCCGGTTTCTTTGTTAACCGCGTGCTATTCCCCTATTTTGCCGGTTTCAGTCAACTGCTGCGCGACGGCGCGGATTTCCGCAAGGTCGATAAAGTGATGGAAAAACAGTTCGGCTGGCCGATGGGCCCGGCCTATTTGCTGGATGTTGTCGGCATTGATACCGCGCATCACGCGCAGGCGGTAATGGCGGCAGGCTTCCCGCAACGGATGCAGAAAGAGTATCGCGACGCGATTGACGCGCTGTTCGATGCTAACCGCTACGGTCAGAAAAACGGCCTTGGCTTCTGGCGTTATAAAGAAGACAGCAAAGGCAAGCCGAAGAAAGAAGAAGACGCCACTGTAGATAGCCTGCTGGCTGAGGTTAGCCAGTCGAAGCGTGACTTCAGCGACGAAGAGATTATCGCCCGCATGATGATCCCGATGGTCAACGAAGTGGTACGTTGTCTGGAAGAAGGCGTTATCGCCAGTCCGGCAGAGGCCGATATGGCGCTGGTTTATGGTCTGGGTTTCCCTCCGTTCCACGGCGGTGCCTTCCGCTGGCTGGATACGCTTGGCAGCGCTAAATATCTCGATATGGCACAGCAGTATCAGCACCTCGGCCCGCTGTATGACGTGCCGGAAGGATTGCATCACAAAGCGCGCCATAACGAACCCTACTACCCCCAGGTTGAGCCAGCCCGTCCGGTTGGCGGTCTGAAAACGGCTTAA
- the mobB gene encoding molybdopterin-guanine dinucleotide biosynthesis protein MobB — MIPLLAIAAWSGTGKTTLLKKLIPELCVKGIRPGLIKHTHHNMDIDKPGKDSYELRKAGAAQTLVASQQRWALMTETPEEKELDLFWLVSRMDASTLDIVLVEGFKHEAVAKILLFRQDCGHSLAELTIDEHVIAVASDVPVAVDVPVLDINDISRIATFVEQWLKRH; from the coding sequence ATCATTCCTTTACTGGCAATTGCCGCCTGGAGCGGTACGGGAAAAACCACTCTGCTGAAAAAACTCATTCCTGAACTTTGCGTCAAAGGCATCAGGCCAGGACTGATTAAACACACTCATCATAATATGGATATCGATAAACCCGGTAAAGATAGCTATGAGCTGCGGAAAGCTGGCGCAGCGCAGACGCTGGTTGCCAGCCAGCAACGTTGGGCATTAATGACGGAAACACCGGAAGAAAAGGAATTAGACCTGTTCTGGCTGGTAAGCCGTATGGATGCGTCCACCTTAGATATAGTATTGGTCGAAGGTTTTAAGCATGAGGCTGTCGCTAAGATCTTACTGTTTCGGCAGGATTGCGGTCATTCGCTGGCGGAGCTAACGATAGATGAACATGTTATTGCGGTTGCCAGCGATGTTCCCGTCGCGGTAGATGTGCCCGTTCTTGATATCAATGATATTTCCCGGATCGCAACGTTTGTTGAGCAGTGGTTAAAGCGTCACTGA
- a CDS encoding acyltransferase, which translates to MTRLLAAITLSLSIVLTILVTIVCSVPIIIAGMVKLLLPVPGVWRKVSIFCNFMMYCWCASLAMLLRLNPHLQWDVEGLEGLSKKNWYLLICNHRSWADIVVLCVLFRKHIPMNKYFLKQQLAWVPFIGLACWALDMPFMKRYSRSYLLRHPEQRGKDVETTRRSCEKFRRYPTTIVNFVEGSRFTNEKRRQTHSPYQYLLPPKAAGIAMALNVLGSQFDKLLNITLCYPDNDRRPFYDMLSGRLTRIVVRVQLEPIHKELHGDYINDKLFKRRFQRWLNTLWDKKDREIERIKASCKNAGQ; encoded by the coding sequence ATGACGAGACTACTCGCAGCGATCACGCTCTCACTGAGTATCGTATTGACCATTCTGGTCACCATAGTTTGCTCAGTACCGATCATCATTGCCGGAATGGTAAAGCTTCTTTTGCCTGTTCCCGGCGTCTGGCGTAAGGTCTCTATTTTCTGCAATTTCATGATGTATTGCTGGTGTGCGAGCCTTGCAATGCTACTGCGCCTTAATCCGCACTTGCAGTGGGATGTCGAAGGATTAGAAGGTCTGAGCAAGAAAAATTGGTATTTACTGATTTGTAACCATCGTAGTTGGGCGGATATCGTTGTACTGTGCGTGCTGTTTCGCAAGCATATCCCGATGAATAAATATTTTCTTAAACAGCAATTAGCCTGGGTACCATTCATCGGCCTGGCGTGCTGGGCATTAGATATGCCATTTATGAAGCGCTACTCCCGTAGCTATCTGCTCCGCCATCCTGAGCAACGCGGCAAAGACGTCGAAACGACTCGTCGCTCTTGCGAAAAGTTTCGTCGCTATCCCACCACCATCGTTAATTTTGTAGAAGGCTCCCGTTTTACGAACGAAAAACGCCGGCAAACGCATTCACCCTATCAGTATCTGTTGCCGCCAAAGGCGGCAGGCATTGCGATGGCGCTTAACGTCTTAGGATCGCAATTCGATAAGCTGCTTAACATTACGTTGTGTTACCCGGATAACGATCGTCGTCCCTTTTACGATATGCTAAGCGGCAGGCTGACGCGTATTGTCGTACGGGTACAACTGGAGCCCATACATAAAGAGCTACACGGCGATTATATTAACGACAAACTATTCAAACGCCGTTTTCAGCGTTGGCTTAATACGCTCTGGGATAAGAAAGATAGAGAAATAGAAAGGATTAAAGCATCTTGTAAAAACGCCGGTCAGTGA
- the dsbA gene encoding thiol:disulfide interchange protein DsbA, translating into MKKIWLALAGMVLAFSASAAQISDGKQYITLDKPVAGEPQVLEFFSFYCPHCYQFEEVLHVSDNVEKKLPEGTKMTKYHVEFLGPLGKDLTQAWAVAMALGVEDKVTVPLFEAVQKTQTVQSAADIRKVFVDAGVKGEDYDAAWNSFVVKSLVAQQEKAASDLQLQGVPAMFVNGKYQINPQGMDTSSMDVFVQQYADTVKYLVDKK; encoded by the coding sequence ATGAAAAAGATTTGGCTGGCGCTGGCTGGTATGGTTTTAGCTTTTAGCGCCTCGGCAGCACAGATCAGCGACGGTAAACAGTATATCACGCTGGATAAACCGGTCGCTGGTGAACCTCAGGTGCTGGAGTTCTTCTCATTCTACTGCCCACATTGTTATCAGTTTGAAGAAGTCCTTCATGTGTCTGACAATGTGGAGAAAAAACTGCCGGAAGGCACCAAAATGACTAAGTACCACGTCGAGTTTCTCGGGCCGTTGGGCAAGGATCTCACCCAGGCATGGGCGGTGGCGATGGCGTTAGGCGTAGAAGATAAAGTCACGGTTCCGTTGTTTGAAGCTGTACAGAAAACGCAGACCGTACAATCTGCCGCGGATATCCGTAAAGTGTTCGTTGATGCGGGCGTCAAAGGCGAAGATTACGATGCGGCATGGAACAGCTTCGTGGTGAAATCTCTGGTTGCACAACAGGAGAAAGCTGCGTCTGACCTGCAACTGCAGGGCGTTCCGGCGATGTTTGTAAACGGCAAATACCAGATTAACCCACAGGGCATGGATACCAGCAGCATGGATGTCTTTGTCCAGCAGTATGCTGATACTGTGAAATATTTGGTTGATAAAAAATAA
- a CDS encoding YihD family protein, translated as MKCKRLNEVIELLQPAWQKEPDLNLTQFLQKLAKESGFDGELVDLTDDSLIYHLKMRDSAKDAVIPGIQKDYEEDFKTALLRARGVIKE; from the coding sequence ATGAAATGTAAACGTCTGAATGAAGTCATTGAACTCCTCCAGCCAGCCTGGCAGAAAGAGCCCGATCTTAATCTAACGCAATTTTTGCAGAAACTGGCGAAAGAGTCAGGTTTTGATGGCGAGCTCGTAGATTTAACTGACGATAGCCTGATCTACCACCTGAAAATGCGCGATTCTGCCAAAGATGCGGTCATTCCAGGTATTCAAAAAGACTACGAAGAAGATTTTAAGACAGCGCTTTTACGCGCCCGCGGCGTCATTAAAGAGTAA
- the pepQ gene encoding Xaa-Pro dipeptidase produces the protein MESLAALYKNHIVTLQERTRDVLARFKLDALLIHSGELFNVFLDDHPYPFKVNPQFKAWVPVTQVPNCWLLVDGVNKPKLWFYLPVDYWHNVEPLPTSFWTEEVEVVALPKADGIGSQLPAARGNIGYIGPVPERALQLDIVASNINPKGVIDYLHYYRAYKTDYELACMREAQKMAVSGHRAAEEAFRSGMSEFDINLAYLTATGHRDTDVPYSNIVALNEHAAVLHYTKLDHQAPSEMRSFLLDAGAEYNGYAADLTRTWSAKSDNDYAQLVKDVNDEQLALIATMKAGVSYVDYHIQFHQRIAKLLRKHQIITDMSEEAMVENDLTGPFMPHGIGHPLGLQVHDVAGFMQDDTGTHLAAPSKYPYLRCTRVLQPRMVLTIEPGIYFIESLLAPWREGQFSKHFNWQKIEAMKPFGGIRIEDNVVIHENGVENMTRDLKLA, from the coding sequence ATGGAATCACTGGCCGCGCTTTATAAAAATCATATCGTTACCTTACAAGAACGGACGCGTGATGTTCTGGCGCGCTTTAAGCTGGATGCATTACTTATTCATTCCGGCGAGCTCTTCAATGTCTTTCTCGACGATCACCCCTATCCGTTTAAGGTCAACCCGCAGTTTAAAGCGTGGGTGCCGGTGACTCAGGTGCCCAATTGCTGGTTGCTGGTCGATGGCGTAAACAAACCCAAATTGTGGTTTTATCTGCCGGTCGATTACTGGCATAACGTTGAACCGCTGCCAACGTCCTTCTGGACGGAAGAAGTCGAGGTCGTCGCCCTGCCGAAAGCGGATGGCATTGGCAGTCAATTACCTGCCGCGCGGGGCAATATTGGCTATATCGGTCCGGTACCGGAGCGTGCGCTACAGCTGGATATCGTGGCCAGTAACATCAACCCGAAAGGGGTGATCGACTATCTACACTATTATCGCGCGTATAAAACCGATTATGAGCTGGCCTGTATGCGCGAAGCGCAGAAAATGGCGGTAAGTGGTCATCGTGCGGCGGAAGAAGCCTTCCGTTCTGGTATGAGCGAGTTTGACATTAACCTGGCGTACCTCACCGCCACGGGTCATCGCGATACCGATGTGCCGTACAGCAACATCGTGGCGCTGAACGAACACGCCGCCGTATTGCATTACACCAAACTGGATCATCAGGCACCGTCAGAAATGCGCAGCTTCCTGCTGGACGCCGGTGCGGAATATAATGGCTACGCGGCGGACTTGACGCGGACCTGGTCGGCGAAAAGCGACAATGACTATGCTCAGCTGGTTAAAGACGTCAATGATGAACAACTGGCGCTTATTGCGACCATGAAAGCGGGCGTCAGCTATGTTGATTATCATATTCAGTTCCATCAGCGCATCGCGAAGCTGTTGCGTAAACATCAAATCATCACTGATATGAGTGAAGAGGCGATGGTGGAAAACGATCTCACCGGGCCGTTTATGCCGCACGGTATTGGTCATCCGCTGGGGCTGCAGGTGCATGATGTCGCAGGCTTTATGCAGGATGATACTGGCACGCATCTCGCCGCGCCGTCTAAATATCCTTATCTGCGCTGCACTCGCGTGCTTCAGCCGCGTATGGTGTTGACCATTGAACCGGGGATCTACTTTATTGAATCTCTGCTGGCGCCGTGGCGCGAAGGCCAGTTCAGTAAGCACTTCAACTGGCAGAAAATTGAGGCCATGAAACCGTTTGGCGGTATTCGTATTGAAGATAACGTGGTTATTCACGAAAACGGCGTGGAAAACATGACGCGGGATTTGAAACTGGCTTAA
- the hemG gene encoding menaquinone-dependent protoporphyrinogen IX dehydrogenase — translation MKTLILFSTRDGQTREIASYLASELKEMGIWADVVNLHRAEEPDWDKYDRVVIGASIRYGHYHSAFQEFVKKYATRLNGMPSAFYSVNLVARKPEKRTPQTNSYARKFLMSSPWRPDHCAVIAGALRYPCYRWYDRLMIKLIMKMSGGETDTSKEVVYTDWDQVAKFAREIAHLTNKPSSK, via the coding sequence GTGAAAACATTGATTCTTTTCTCTACCCGGGACGGACAAACGCGCGAAATAGCTTCTTATCTGGCTTCTGAACTCAAAGAAATGGGGATATGGGCCGATGTCGTTAATCTACATCGCGCCGAAGAGCCGGACTGGGATAAGTATGATCGTGTCGTGATTGGCGCGTCTATTCGTTATGGTCATTATCACAGCGCCTTTCAGGAGTTCGTTAAGAAATACGCCACGCGGCTGAACGGAATGCCGAGTGCCTTTTATTCCGTTAATCTGGTAGCGCGTAAGCCGGAAAAACGTACGCCGCAGACCAACAGCTACGCGCGCAAGTTTTTAATGAGCTCTCCGTGGCGGCCTGATCACTGCGCTGTTATTGCAGGCGCGCTTCGCTATCCTTGCTACCGCTGGTACGACCGTCTGATGATCAAACTTATTATGAAAATGTCAGGCGGCGAAACGGATACCAGTAAAGAGGTGGTGTACACCGACTGGGATCAAGTGGCGAAGTTTGCCCGGGAAATAGCGCATTTAACCAACAAACCGTCGTCAAAATAA